Genomic DNA from Macadamia integrifolia cultivar HAES 741 chromosome 6, SCU_Mint_v3, whole genome shotgun sequence:
GTGCAGACTTATTAATGCAAAACCAATCTCCAAACCAGAATAATCCAGCAGAGAAGTTCAATAGAATAGCAGAAACAGAGGAGAAAACCATAATATGAAGGAAATTTATACTTCAGAGCAGCATAATCAGAATAGTGCCAATTTCCAGTTGAGGGGTCAATTCTGTCAGCAAAATAAGCCTGCAGAATTTAAGCAAACTCTGATAACAGACTAGGCCGTTTCAGAGGACTCCTAGTGCTACTAGGAATGACTGTAGAAGATCTAGAACTGAAGTAATCAACCAGAAATTTCAGAAACCAGCAACAGAATTTCAGAGAGCAATAATGACAGAATTTTATGCCACAGTTTAGAGCTAAAACAAAGTAGTTCACAGACTATTAAGAACATAACAGAGCTTAAAATGGAAAACAGGGATGCCACAAGGGTGAAGAACTAGCAGCAAACCTGACTAGTGAACTTGAataatagagagagaaataggaAGGGATAACAGAGACCAAGAATCCACCAAGCAAACTGCAAACCTGAAAATCCACTCAACCACAATACAGAACCCACGGTAGAACCTTCAGAAAAACAGAGAGCTATATTCATCCAAATCGTGGGGTAGGCCTATGGCCTTTACATGTATTTATAACTTTGGTAAAACCAAAAACATGACTGACTTAGGAAAGACTAAAGTCTATCCTGAactgaaaaggaaaaggaaaaggaaaaggaaaaggtaaACAGAAACAAACAACTAAAACTCTTCCAATCGACCAGCTAGATTGGACTGTCCTAGCCTAACTAGGACTCTGAATTAACTACCTAATAAAGTAAATTTCCATCCCTAACTCCTACCTttatttaggcccattaaagagGCCACATACAATAAAAACCCACCAAAGGCACAACACATatgtaacccaacccaaggcttatttccacaaTTCCTACTGATATAATGAGCACACTCACCTAAGTTTTTGCTGCTtcagtataaaaaaaaaatgcatttgcaAGTTTGTGactcaaaaataataaaatagaataaaaaaagtatTCAGATTAGTATCAGTAACAGACTTCAGGAAAGTGGAAACAGAAAATCAGGATCAGCATACAAGAGAAGGGCAGTACATAAGACGGGAGACACTAGTTATCACTTATCAGAATGAACCTTTTCTTATTCTGAGCTGGTTCTACTACTGGGTCCAAGAATAATAACACTATGTGTCCAGTTTGGTAATGTTCTATAAATGTCATCCTTTGTTTTGCTTTCACACCAAAAATAACAATTTTGATTGAAGAGAAGAAGTATGACATTATTAAACACATGATTAATCATGTTAGGTGTAACTTCACTTCGAAACTACGCTATAAGATATCCATTTCAGACCTGTTCTTGTTTACCCTTTCTTTTGGCAATaatgataacaaaaaaacattttaaataTACCATGGAAAAGATTTCCAAGTTTAATAGAAATAACACGAAGGAACACTGCCAAAGCCTCCAAAATTCGCATTTTTTGCCCTATAAAAGTATTACCTTGCCGAATCCTCCTTCAGTTTGGCAGTTTCTTCTCTAAAATCTTGGCGACTGACCAAACCAGCCTTTGGCCCCTCTTTCAATGAAGATGAATCCTTCCTGTTTTTCCTGGGAGGAGATAGGTCTACCACCAATGAAGCACGAGACGCATCAACTTCTGCTATTTGCAGACGAATCCGTCGAGGTGGAGAGATATCAGGTGATTCAGACCTCTCAgagttcttccttcttttccttggGGGAGAAAGATCTGCCGCTAGAGAAACGCTGGAAGACTTGTTATCCAGTGAACCACGAGGATTATGTcgaggaggagagagatcagATGATTCTGATTTCCGTGGATCCTTCCTGCTTCTCCTAGGTGGAGAAAGGTCTGCATTCTTATTTGGAATACGTTGAGGAGATAGCTCAGGCAAGTCAGATCTGTCAGAGTAATTCTTTTCATATCCAGAGAATGCCCTAGATCTGGAGCGACGCGGTGGGGATAAATCACGATGGGGTTCGTCAGACTTCATTGGATTGGGTTCAGCTTCTGGTGATGGCGTGTCATATCGTCTCTGCTGCCTCCTTGGCATTGATAAACCAGAACTGTCAGGTTTGAGTTTGGGTTCTGGAGATGACGAGTTATACCGCCTCCGCTGCTGCCTTGGCGGTGATAAATCAGAAACTTCTTGACCAGAACTGTCAGGTTTCAGTTTGGGTTCCGGAGATGGTGAGTCAAACCGCCTCTGCTGCCGTCTTGGTATTGATAAATCAGAAACTTCATTACCACCAGCAAGCTTCTGTTCAGGATCTGGCGATGGCATGTTGTATTGTCTCTGCTGCCGTTGCCAGGGCTGTGACAAATCAGGGTTTTCGTTGGTAGAATCTACAAGCTTCTGATTGGGCTCTGGTGAAGGAGTGTCATATCGAGCCCTTTGTCGACATGGTGGAGAGATATCAACCTTTTCTTTATCAAAATTCGATTGTTTGGGAGCATCAGATATCGAGACCCAACCACTTCCATCCTCAGAAATTGCATTGTAGGGTCGCAGAGATCGAATTTGCTCCATTCTCTTCATGCGCTTCACTTCAATGTCTTCCTCAACTTGTGGCTTTGCTTCATCTTTTAACAAACCACAGCACTGATTCACTGTCTCAATCAAAGAAGCCCAAAAATCTTATAACttcaatttcattttctattttcaaattCCATACCTGCGGAATCATCCTCGTTTTCCTCTTCATCAAGTTTCACTGGTTTTTGCCACACAGGGTCTTCATCCACGACAAGAATGCCGCTCATCAAAGCTGCTTTcggcttctccttctttttcttcttctttttcttatcgtCTTCATTGTTGCTTTGGTATTTCTTAAGATACTCCTTAAGAGAAGTTGAAGCTGCCATTATTGTGTACTTCACAACCTACGGAGCTTCTGATAATTACAGATAAGAATCAATATTCATTGCTGAGCTTATGCATAAACGACAGACTAGGGTACGATACATAAAATAATCAATATTCACTGTAAAGAAGGATAGTCAACATCCGTTGCTAAGGTTAAGCATATATGACATAATAAAGAACCAAACATAAACCCGTTTGGTTTCGGTAAACAGCTTCAGTTTGGTTATGACACCTTTAGATGGAGGTGGCAGCAGAGAGTCGAgataatgtaggactagattggacaaccaaaccagtcccaaaaccgcaggaacttttagactaGAGAATAACCAGATTACACCCAACACAAACCACTATaatcagaccaacagaaaatagaaTTAACAGTAGATAACGATCTCACAAAACCAGTAGTAGTCAGATAGCACCAAACCAGGGGCTGAAATCAGTACAAATAAATGCAAGCAACTTGTATTCAATGACTAGTATCATAAAACAGCAGTAACAAACAACCCAGACCAACCGATATCAGTTCAGGTTAGGACAGAacactagaagacaaaattctGGTGATTTTAAATATCTCACTATTGGCTGAACAGAATCAGCTCGAAAGAGGATCGATCCTTAGTTAAACAGAGGGGAACAATCGACAAGAAGATTGGAGCAAACCACTGGCTGGACTGATCCCAACAGTCGGGGTTTGcggaaattctgggcagaaaacagagaaaacacTTACCTGGTTGCAGCAGCCTTAATCCTTGAAAATATGATTGAAATTAATTGAGAAGAACAGTAGAAGAGAAGGGCCTCTTGGACTTtacgccgcaaagagtcgtcggatcacacaccaaccctatccttgatcaaacacaaggaacagcCATGGAATTCACccatgaagttttttttttctttattgtcaaaatcgtggctcataaaagagccatcttctttatttataatgatggggagggtttacaaatagtagtaactcagagttactaaatcagagttactaaaaactgattacaagaaATTACTAAAActtggaaattggaatctaataaaaatagaaactagttttgacagaaattagaaactaacaatgacttgaaattagaaactaatttaggacttcaaaatagaaactaaataactaattagtaaccccatcagtagcccaaatcgtgggctgacttggaccagatctgggtcgacccagtcagccacttgggtcgactttggtcttggttctccttgtgtaaacccttgttggtaCTGCATCACGAGAGCACAGTTGTCAAGACATCACCTACACGTCCAGGCGGTTTAGTTGGGAGTCTGGGAGACTATTGCCTTAATGCAAGCCGCAAcacacttatttatgtcaaatatcaattaagtaaatgtttttatatttgtataatattcataaataagtaaataccccctatttgaatccaataaaaatagtttaaaataaaattccaaaaggataaaaaaccAACCCTCCcgtctaagaacaaaaactagatgtTTTGTTCTAGGTGCAATTTTCAACTATCAAATgcttgggtttttctcaattctgaataTTTCGTAAATcttttatcatggtaaaacattgctaaaaacaaaaaatgtggtaaaataatcttttgttttgatgtgcATAAATTATTTTCATCAGGCAATTTTACCGACATTCGtgtactttaaaataagttaGACCGAAACATAACTTTGCCATTATTACTTAGATTTAAATAATCTTGGACTTGATGGAAAGtaggttttgtgctctacctaatacaaaaagtctcatataaatataaaatcatttgaccagtcaaacttaatagagaacaagaacatttttctAAATGCAGATTTTTGATAACTTGATGCGGCATAATGTTGATTTGTTATGATATAAGtcatatgtagcatactaaataatgttagaaaagtggggaaataaaaaataaccccTGGGCTCCTTGGTTGCATAAGCGGATGCAtagtcgccttgacaactatggtcaagAGTTGAAATTTGTATAAGTTGGGCCTCTTTTGCTACcaaattttgtttctgttttttaccTGCTTCATtccaaaaaagcaaaaaacatATTGGGCGTCACATACATGTTTTGTTCCAAATGTATTTCAAAAAAGCACAAcacacctttattttttttttccccaaacgATGCCATACACACCCCAAGCATACTAACCCTTGAAGGTCTTGTTAGTGCTTGTTTGTTTGATAGAAAAATGGGGTGGGATAATTTGGATGTTTTCCATAAATTCCCAAAAACGGTGGTTGTTTGGATGCCTTTCCCAGGTAAAATACCAGACGCCTTATAGTGTAATTAATATACATGTCAACTGATGTGGCATGTGAATTCTCCCACTCCACCCTTCCTCAAAATCCTACCTTTTCAGTTGAACTTTGCAAGGAAGGGAGGGGAAAGTGCAAACAAGTGATTCTTTGTTTGAGTGCCCTAGGCTTAAGAAGAACAGGAAGAGACAGTTCTGATTCCGACTAAGAGCATTTGTTTTCACGGctgcaaagaagaagaataagagaggTTGAAATTGATTATTTTATTGCTTACGTGGCCCACAATTTGACAATTCACATCCTTCCCATTGCTTTCCTTCTTTTCTGTACTACATATGGGGCCCACAATTTTATCTTTCCCACCCCTTTTTGTCTGGAAAACAAATGAGGCCTTAAGAAGTATTGTATTATGGACCATATTAAGTTCGGGAACGACAATAGAACATGTACGGAAAAGTATGGCAACTAAACAGATCAGGCAACAATAATACTTTTCAAAAATCCGGCTCAATAAAACGCGTACGACAATGATACAATACGAGTTTAATATGACCACTCTTAGAAAAAGTGCGGGCATATGATAGATAACATTTATACAACGATTTTATGAAAAGGAAGCCTCACAACTTAAATAAACACAATCTAATTGTTATACATGTGCCCTAATTTGGTAGGCAATGAACAAGGGAATTAAAATTCTCTCCCCTACCTCTATTGTATACTTGTCCCCTCTGTCTCTCACCCCATTCTCCACCCAAGCTAATTAAGAAATCTAATTGAAATCCCCTCTACCCACCTACTTGATTTACAAATTAAGTTGGGGATTTTCTGTAGGAGACCTAATCTAGCTAATTGAACCACTCACACTTGAGTGTGGAGACCTAATgtaaaaaaatccccaaattagaCAACCTAGACCCTAGATTTAGGAATTCGGCCAAATCCTCTATGATCTACCATCCTAACCTAACTATAAGTAGGGGAAATGGTGTAATACACCTAGAATAAGGGATTGGAATGATCATAGGTAAAATTAGAGACCACTACATGAAGTCTCAACCGAAATTCCCAATTTTTGGGTAACCTAGACCTCAaatgttggggggggggggaatgatcAAACCCTAGAATCCAAGTAACCTAAGCCATTAATTGCACTATCCCTAAGCTAATTAAGGTAAGTAAATGCTACATACATGAAACCTAACCTTACGACTCAAACCCTAACTTGTAGACTAACCTAAAGTGGATAAAATGGGGAGGAGTAGGACCAGCACCCCAAATGGGAATTGGGGATATATACAATCACTCAAAAGGACCCCCACGACCTAAGGGTAGAGAATTCCCGGATTTTTCTCCACTAATCGATGGTCACTAGTGGGTGAACACCAACtggtgagcatccaccggtggaCATCTTGTAGATTTATAATCAGGAAGGCTGaacattctttttgtttatatatCTAGTATCAATAGAAGTTCACCAGTTGTAATTATCTTACTGTCTATTATACACTTGTGGATTTTTGTTCATTTCATGAATTTGTGATATTAAAATACTACATGGAGATCCTAGTTGGATGGTTGGATATGAGATTGTGTCCAAGTCACCAGCCTTCAGGCAAGTgaaggtagggtgtgacagtTATGATTGGAGCTAGATACTATTAAAAAAATGTCTCTTCTAATAGAGGCTGAGCATCACCTGCCTCAAAACACAGTGCTCTCAAATTCTAAAAATGTTGTTCAATGTGTTATTAGGATCATCATAGACCCATGGGAAACTTGGTACACCTAATTCAGATTTCCCAGGGAagaaatcacttcaaatatattGTCTTCAATTTTGTGTATACAAGAGCCATTTGTGAAAGTATTCTATAAAGAACACTAGCTAATGCTTAATTAGAATCTAGAAGTGCCCAGCCGAGCATGTTAACCAACCTCTAAACTGGCAACAGATCAAGTCCTCCTTAGAAAATCCTAAACATCTAAACAATTCTATAATGGACAAGTGGATTGAATCATAAGGATACTACCTCAGTGTTGTAGACTTCAGTTTCTAaccaattattaaaaaaaaaaaaagattaattcCGCTTGAATTTCATATGGTTCACTTCGATATTtcttagaaaatagaaacaatacCTGTAAAGTAAAAGATTAACAAACACAGAGACTTGATTTTGGAAATCAAACTCTACTTCTGCAAGAAATTTCTCCTAGTTTGACCAATCACTTTTCAGCATCATCCTAATGACGATAacgagggaaggagagagagataagagacTTACAGAGAAGAGAGTCGCCGCTTCAATTGACTGGTAACAGAGATGAAGAAGATAAAGGGGTAGGGGGCTCAACACCTTTACATGTAGACTCGCCTTCTACAGTTGTAGTCCACTGGGAAGCGGAGAAGGAGGCAATGACTCAATAGCTTTAGATGGAAAGAGAAACTACCGTTGCAATTGACTGGGCATggagacagagaagatgaagGGGGAATTGGGCTCAATAACCTTTGATCTAGACTCTCTGGTAGCCGTTGCAATGGACTGAGGGAAAggaaacggagaagaggaaggggacaAGGGCTTGGCTTCCAAAACCAGAGGGAATGAAGAAACGAGAAAAAGTGATCGAGCTCGTCTCCAATTCTCAATCTACCAATTCTTGTCCCATTCTCACTTAACACACGACACGTGTACAATAGAGATCCAACggtggtgaaagtttagggatcTTTCAAACCCATTTAACCCCACACCCAACCCCATTTGTTTGGGCTTTCCCTCCATGATCCCTTAACCTGAaacgaagaaggagaagaggtcactacctccatcatctctcatCCTGAaacgaagaaggagaagggagaagagaataCGAAACAAAAGGAGAAGAGTTTACCTATCCGGCTCTCAACCTGAAATGGAGAAGGAGACGAGAGTTCCTCCTTCAGGGGAGCCCCTTAGGGCTTCGGCTCTCAACCTAAaacgaagaaagagaagggggtTTTTGCTTCAAGGGAACCCCTTAGAGAAAATGTGTCAAGAACTCATACAAATGCAAGATAAAATTAAGAAtccattcttcttcatctgattAAAATGTGTTTGTGCAATGTTCTATTCAAATGCTACTTTTAAGTTACTAAACCAGTCAGGTCACTCATATGCTTCTTACCCTTAGGCCTCCCATTGCCCATTAGCTTCCCCTACATAGATTCTCTTTCCCTTACGGAACTGCAaaaccagaatttttttttttcataaatccaTTCGTCTTCTGGTTGTTTTAATTCCTAGCCCACCCTTTGCATCAATACTACCCTGGACAAGATCACACCATACCATTTGCTGAACATGATCCACCAGTTACTCACTAGGTTCCATAGGAATCAAATTCTTGTGAAGGCATAATCaaattgatgcagattcttcaccaaactaggcttgttttattag
This window encodes:
- the LOC122081538 gene encoding BUD13 homolog; protein product: MAASTSLKEYLKKYQSNNEDDKKKKKKKKEKPKAALMSGILVVDEDPVWQKPVKLDEEENEDDSADEAKPQVEEDIEVKRMKRMEQIRSLRPYNAISEDGSGWVSISDAPKQSNFDKEKVDISPPCRQRARYDTPSPEPNQKLVDSTNENPDLSQPWQRQQRQYNMPSPDPEQKLAGGNEVSDLSIPRRQQRRFDSPSPEPKLKPDSSGQEVSDLSPPRQQRRRYNSSSPEPKLKPDSSGLSMPRRQQRRYDTPSPEAEPNPMKSDEPHRDLSPPRRSRSRAFSGYEKNYSDRSDLPELSPQRIPNKNADLSPPRRSRKDPRKSESSDLSPPRHNPRGSLDNKSSSVSLAADLSPPRKRRKNSERSESPDISPPRRIRLQIAEVDASRASLVVDLSPPRKNRKDSSSLKEGPKAGLVSRQDFREETAKLKEDSARFKHMVPSSGGPGAEPVYRDKLKGTRISKEEFLKAQKGEEKPKEKPLEWGKGLAQKREAEARQHELELEKDKPFARTRDDPEMDKMLKERVRWGDPMAHLVKRKWSEPVLEDLGDEEKMKESGFIIPQDIPAHSWIKRRIDAPRNRYGIRPGRHWDGVDRSNGTEKQYFKRMNEKQATEKEAYLWSVSDM